The genome window tagtatggatggatgatATTCTGTATTCTTGCTGTATCTACAATCACACATCAACCAAGCTACCTGTAATTATAATTGTTTCATTGTAAGGGCGAGGTTACCAGACTACCGCTGACCGGTACTTAGCAAGGACATattatactacataataatattatacttactataagTATAACATATGAGTATTTACTTACACATTTatgtgtcatctattagttccgagtctagcattagtgcttttaccttatttacttacacatttatgtatatatttttcttgtAACATTTTCCTTACGTCCGATTGCGaagaaaatacattaattatCAAAATTTCACATACAAAACGAATACGGGTAACGGGAGTCGGGAAACATGTGTGCGGCCGCCGGCCACAGTAACTTTCTAAATTTCAATTTTGGCTTATTTACAGCTTGTATTtatcatttatgtaaataatgcAAATACAAACACGTCTACCTACTATACCtatcacattttaaaataattagcaTATTTGGCGCTCAATAAacaaaacacatattttttgtttattgagCGCTAGTAATACGTTGAACTCTACAATCTACGTGCAAGGTAGAGAGATGCACATATTGTGTATGTTTGTGCAAATGTTTATAACTCGACTGAGTTTACAAACGATTACTAACATACACGAGCAttggaaaaatatttacttatatgCATCTTTTACTTCAAACTGCAAGCAAATTTTATGCCATTGCCGACTTTAAACGGTCCTTCTACGTACCTATAGTAGAGCCATTTGCGACCATGATTGCGTAGATGTTTGCAGTACGTTGCACAATTGAACTTGATCATGGGCAATTATAGACGTAAGACGAGTATGCTCGTCTACAGAATGTGAATTTATGTATTAAGTAGTCCACCATGAGTCCAtgatagggttgttgaggaagtgattatgaggaagaggaggaggaagaggaattgtcacgcgcaaattttgaggatgcggatgaggaagaggatattttatgaggaagaggatgcggatgaggaagcggaagaggaagcggatgaggaagaggaagatagaaaattataaatactagcggacccaacccaaactttTGTACATAACTTTGTACATACTTTGTACATAacgtactaggtacatacattacacaaaaaataattaactaaattctaaaccattctcaaaacacacacaataaagaatcatcaaaatcggtctagcaataagggccgcgctacaccggaatgacagcggcgaggcgagccgagggttgcaaaattacgtaattttaccgaaaacgctggtaaaatacgcgtattttacggtaatttatatatattacggtaaaattaccggctacgtatgtatgcgaaaagtatagcggggggtgagaagagcgtgtagttgcaagttgcaatttgcaacatacttacgttcggcggggctaaaatttgaagaatcatgatatgaatcataatatgattcatttttctaaaatcgcaaaatgcaactctgcttgcaattgttttgactgactgcactatacgcgcatttagtaaattatgccacgaaatcaagcaaaaatgtgggattatttccaagtgctaagtgaacatgacaaaaggaaacatgtgatgtgtatattttgtaatacggagtacaaaaatgctaatgctactcggatgacagaacattttgagaaatgtaaaaagtgtcctaatgatgttaaattattatttattagttatttttgcataatagtcATACGTTCAATGCCTTGGTAGATAACCAGTTCATGAGAAATGAATTTACAGAACATAAGATTATTAAGTCTTATGTTTTCACCAACTTCAGTAATATTTGTCTGGACATATACATTTtgactatttcttttttaaagaagactgcaattattactaactaaaaaggtaaaatacgatttaactcttgttaaattgaattttacccaattttaccgtaatttacgtaatttatttatattttatgtaaaatatggtaaaaaaccgaattttacgaaagtaatattaccgctttacatccctcggagcgctttcagtgccatatatatgactagctgttgcccgcgacttcatccacgttaacatagtataataataaagatggatagttttctcctttttgtttttgaggttccttatacaaagggtaaaaacggaccctatttaagcaaacgttatacgcaaacgtcaataaactttcatgtttctaactcaagaaatgacggactttcattgcaactttccacccctatttcacccccttgggggtagaattttcaaaaacgcttaaacacgtatccaatcattttttatcagtaacccaaacataaaatttcatgtttctaactcaagaaataacggagtttcattcaaactttcaaccccaatttcaccccgttgggggtaaaatttccaaaaacacttaaatacgtatccattaatttttaatcagtaacccaaaaataaagtttcatgtttctaactcaagaaatgacggactttcattaaaactttcaacccttatttcacccccttcggggtaaaattttcaaaattccttccttagtgggtgtctacttaataaaacaaccctactcaccaaatttcgtggctgtaacttttacagtttttgctcagcgatgatgaatcagtcagtcagtcagtcaggacatgtaattttataagtataagattttaaactttatcttcattattgtaatacatagtaccgcttgagaagtctacggccgcccgtggccgctgtactatgtattacaaaaatgaagtaaagtttaaaatcttatgacactgaaagtgctcgcgtcgccgctgccattctggtgtgtcgcggcccttaggctgtttagacacacgccgcagcggcgccgctgcaatactcatctTTGCCCTCAGGGAGAAACCACACGggtgcggtgcggcaccgctccggcgccgcgccgccgcgccagagcgtgattggatacgcgacgcgcatgcgcagtgtaattcctcataaattcctcttaaattttgaggaagcgatagcggaagaggaatttttatttttatttatgaggaatgcggtaacggttgaggaacccaaaatattgcggaacttcctcattatgaggaagcggaagaggaatcctcagcaaccctagtccATGACAGGCCGCTTAAAAACTCTTAACAAATAATCTTATCTTTCAATCCGACTCCCGTAATCATCAGACAGCATCGGCCTTCTGTCACAATactgttttgttacattttgtcAAGGTCGTTCGCGTATGTATGTTAATCCAAGCCAAGCGTAACGCGTCaccacgagtcacgacacgtCACAGAACCACACGCGATAATTACAGGCTTTTCCTACGTTGTTTATAatacactgtattcttaggcattacattagatagtaaattacagtggggtcctcatattgctaatattgcaggtaagctcagttctgcagcatatgcagtcagaaaaattagggaaatttctgatgaagacacggcaagactagtttattttagttattttcacagtagaatgtcttatggtatccttttatggggaaacgctgccgacatcaatacaatttttgtgctgcagaagcgagctatacgctcaatttataaaatgtcagcttttgaatctctgagagaaaagtttcgGTCGGTCAAAACTCAAAAAGCAGTTCTTTTCTTATGAAAAGAACTGCTTTTTGagttttgaccgacttccaaaaaggaggaggtaatatgttcggctgtatacATTTACTGTTTAAAAACAAACTTGTCAATTATCACGAAttgcatttaaaaaataatctgtaatacataataattactaaatgATCTAATTCTAGACATTTACTCTACTAGACCTCAGACCTCTACCTACTTGTTATAGCGGAAATAGCATTCTAGCATTATCTATGATTCTAGCTGCCGGTGCAACATATGTGATTGGTATCTAGAAAAACATCGGTTCTTCTAACCACTTTTATCTTAATTACTTCTTATTCggataacatgaaaaataaaatgttttaattggaATTCTCATTAAGTATGCCTTTCGCTACCTAGTGAGGTATAGAGGTGACTGTACCTACAATTCGTTATCACTGTGCCACTCAAACTGAAAACAATAAAGCAATAAATAATCCTGGGGATATGTAGGGATTACTTTATCGTGTGACGGCAGCACGAGTCGTGACCTAATCACGGAGCTTCTGGAAAATTCTGGCGGGAAACGATCGTCTTACAGGATGGCGGCCATTACTGTTATTGTCCTACCATTCTCTCGAATTACCCGCACGGGATTGTAAACACTATGTACTCAGATTTTAGAGTTTAAAATAACAACGGCCCGATTTAATAAGGATAAACATCGAGGTCTAGATTGCGAGATTGCATTGCGAAAGTAGCGGCTGAAAGAAATATCCGAGAAATCCAATTTCAGTTTACTCAGTTGTATCAAGTCCTTTGAATTACAGTAGATAACGACAGACCAATAACTTCTACTCTAAATCTATTCTTTCAAATTTCAGGTTCAGTAATATGGGTTTTAAGAAGCATTGAGACGTCGATATGACCCTCCTACCGACCATCCTCCTGACGCTCGTCGCGGTCCAAGTCGGCCACGGCTTCAATGGCGATAGTTTCGAGCTGGAATGCCCCGACGAGTGCGACTGTCATTACTTCAGAATAAACTGGGTCACCGACTGCTCGGAAAGCAATCTCACCGAAGTGCCGTACGATGAACTGAGCCTCAGCGTTTACATTCTCGACCTGAACGGCAACAACATAACTGCGCTCCATCACTTTCCCAGCGAGATCAAAATGAGGAGGCTCCAAATTGCTCACAATAAGCTCACGAGAGTCGAAAGGGACGCTTTCCAGGGATTGGAGTATCTGATCGACATTGACTTATCGGGGAACAACATCAGCTACGTGGATCCCGAGGCTTTTATGTAAGTTGAAACAGTTGACTACTTAGGTAATACATCTAGCCGAAAACGACATACTTTGAAATATTATCTGTCTAGCTCTTCATAATGAAAGCGTTTTTATAATTCAGCTATCGTCATGACTCATGCCTATTAGTAGCTAGTATTTCCATTATAGAACCTAACAAGACCAGTAATCTATCAGAGCTAAGATTATCCACAAACCATGACCATGATAATAGCATTGTTTACGTGTTTCCCACAATCATCCTCATCCGCACCGTACAATGCCACTTGATGTATCAATTGGCCTGAACTTGTCGGTCAGCTAATGTGGCCGAGCCGACATATTAGATAATGGCACAAAGAATGCAAATTGAATTAACTTCGCTTTGTGCTCTACTTAACTCGTTTTGCAGATACAATGTTTGCGAAACTGCCAGCGGAAATATATTTTGCCCCGGCACGTATAGCGAAAATTAACACCATTTTTAGTGTTATAAAGCAATTTGTTATAGTCAATAACGCTCATATCCCCCAAATCCTTGGAGCTTGCGCGCGGAGTATCCGACTCTTCGTGGGCATTTCACATTTTCCCCTATTATAAGTATGTTCagtaaccaaaaaaaattacatacccACTCATAGAATACCTAAGTATGTGAAATATTGATTTTTTCTATCCTGTAATAAATTTCCTGTAATTTGTAATTCCAGGGACTCACGAGGTCTTCTTAACGTGGAAATCCAGGACAACCCACTCAACAACATCGAGGGACCTTTCCTCATCTCCAGCACGCTGCAATACCTGGACATCAGCTCCTGCAACATATCAGTGATCAACTCGCAGTTCTTCGAGAACATCACGTCGATAACAACCCTAGATCTCTCCAGCAACCCCCTGGTCAAACTAGAGGAAGGAATCTTTGACGTACTCACGAGTTTAGAAACTTTAAAGTTAAACGACTGTAAACTAACTCGTATTTCCGAGAATGCCTTTTCCACCCTAATTAACTTGAAGAACTTAGAGCTAGCAGGTAATTTCTTGTCGAGCACTAATTGGCCCGAGCTTTTAGGAACGTTGACGAGACTGGAATATTTGAATCTCAGAAAGTCGAATCTGACATCGCTCTCCGAGGACACTTTCACGAACTGTACAAATCTCGTCAGCCTTATACTTGCAGAAAATGAGCTGCCTGAGATGGACGTTGCGGCAACGTTGGGTAATAGCGTTGAGCATTTGGAATTATTAGATTTATCGAATTGCAAAATTCGCGGTCCGCTATCCGGCGAAGCGTTCGCTAATGCTACGAGACTAAAGGTGTTGTACCTCTCTGGCAATCCCCTGTTTGCGCAAGACCTGAAAGAAGCCTTGGCACCTCTTCCAAAATTGGAGAGATTATTTATTAGCAACTGCGGCTTGCGCAATCTTCCCGACAATTTCAATGTCTTCGAAAATCTGATAGAATTAGATATTTCTCACAATCCGCTAGTGAACGTCTTCACGAGATTACTCGCTCCACTTGACCAGTTGGAATACTTAAACATGGGCTACAGCAACCTTTCGTATATAGGACCGGATACGTTTGCACATATGACGGGCCTTAAAAAGCTGGTCCTCTCGGGTAATGATCTGCTATCACTCGAGGCCGGCCTGTTCGGCAATTTGACTCAACTCACAAGTTTAGAGCTCGAGTTTTGCGGCCTGAAGAGACCCGAAAACTCCAACGCCTTCTTCAAGAACCTCACATACACCAACTTGAGGGAAATCAAACTGGGCGGAAACCCTCTCATCATACCTTCCACGGGGCCCCTCTTCCCGAAACAACTCTCTCAAGTCACCGTTCTCGATTTGAGCAACTGCAACATATCCTCGTTAAATCCGGACGCATTCGCTAACACCGAAAACTTAACAGATTTGAACTTAGCCGGTAATCATATCAAATCCGAGGAAGGAAGCCTAACATTTTTGGAGATTTTGAGTCATCTAGAGAAGATAAATCTCAGCAACAAC of Aricia agestis chromosome 9, ilAriAges1.1, whole genome shotgun sequence contains these proteins:
- the LOC121730190 gene encoding insulin-like growth factor-binding protein complex acid labile subunit, which codes for MTLLPTILLTLVAVQVGHGFNGDSFELECPDECDCHYFRINWVTDCSESNLTEVPYDELSLSVYILDLNGNNITALHHFPSEIKMRRLQIAHNKLTRVERDAFQGLEYLIDIDLSGNNISYVDPEAFMDSRGLLNVEIQDNPLNNIEGPFLISSTLQYLDISSCNISVINSQFFENITSITTLDLSSNPLVKLEEGIFDVLTSLETLKLNDCKLTRISENAFSTLINLKNLELAGNFLSSTNWPELLGTLTRLEYLNLRKSNLTSLSEDTFTNCTNLVSLILAENELPEMDVAATLGNSVEHLELLDLSNCKIRGPLSGEAFANATRLKVLYLSGNPLFAQDLKEALAPLPKLERLFISNCGLRNLPDNFNVFENLIELDISHNPLVNVFTRLLAPLDQLEYLNMGYSNLSYIGPDTFAHMTGLKKLVLSGNDLLSLEAGLFGNLTQLTSLELEFCGLKRPENSNAFFKNLTYTNLREIKLGGNPLIIPSTGPLFPKQLSQVTVLDLSNCNISSLNPDAFANTENLTDLNLAGNHIKSEEGSLTFLEILSHLEKINLSNNNLTTIDPQLFAHNPRLHSLNLLGNPFICDCKIAEMWDWANMIKGDLNVLVGAKSAEKDIVVKGNKRKRNLHCRYNEAQLKNVTLTANKTVPGRRPFVKPRELIYANRTWAKYVRESGCEPVVKILRPIALSAVANNTDSMSTAALMLATFAFAFGAATIMMTLRLFRKRDSTEVHTENTRKHR